The DNA segment ACTTTAAAGAAGAAATTGTACCATATTTAACattaacatcttacaatggcagcaaaatCAAGTTTTGTCTCATAATTTGACTTCTTAcgacattaattattttaaacaagcgTACAAGGCGTACTGCCTTAATTAGGACGATTGAGTTTAAGAAATCTGCAGATATCGTTACATTCGGGATGAACCGTACTCCAGAATGCCTTCATTCCCTTTTCTTGTTGATCGTAGGGACTGAATCGCTCAATGCCCTGTGTGTTGAACTGTGGGTCCGTCAGGTAGATTATTCCACTGTTGTCAGCAGGGAGCCAGCCTTGCAAGTCGACAATCATCAGAACCTTTCCTGATTCGCAGTATGAGAAATGGCTGAGTGCGGTCGCTAGTTCCCGCCCCACCACACTGAAGTAAGCCAGGTTGTTGGTGAGCTTGTTGAAACTCCCACTCAGGAAAGGCTCCACGTTCACCCAGTCCACCAGGGTGCCATCCTGGGAGAGTAGTTGTAAGTGGGCGGCAGGAAGAAATTGAACCTACaagtaaaaaaattgttttatttaatgatgcactcaacacattttatttatggttatatggcgtcggacatatggttgaggaccacacagatattgagggaggaaacccactgtcaaaGCTCCATTTAAATTACTTCATTTCAAGGTGTTATTTGGGACATCAGATTCAGAAATGTGATTtgccaaactttttttttgacgAGCTttttgggggatgggggtggggtggggatctAAGTTGGATCTAAAATGCTGAAAAATTATCTTGATTTAACTACGGTATGGTATATATAGAGTTTTGACTTTCATTTCAGCTCTAATGTTTAAAGAATACCAGCACCACATCCTGGCACTACAAATTCTgctatatttcattaattttactGTGAAACTACAAACTGATATGTCTAACAAATAATTTTGGCAAACTGGAATTGCATGCAGAAAAAACAACCAACCTACTTAAAATGAAGGTTTGTACAAGGTATGAGTTATCTATTCTAAGGGTTGGGACGCAGCCCAGTCCAGtaataaaacactcacttgatgcacggtcggtctgggatcgatccacgttggTGGGGCCCATTGGACTTAATggctgcagccagtgcaccaagactggtacgtcaaaggctgtggaatttacaattgtctgtgggatggtacttataaaagatctctggctactaatggaaaaatgtagcagatttcccctctatgtcaaaataaccaaatgtttaacatctaaaatctgatgattaataaatcaatgtgctctagtagtgttgttaaacaaaacaaactttgatctattctaaatgcataAGTACTGAAAACATACTTGATGATAAAGTTCTAAATTCTTGGCTTGGATTTACAACAGGAAGTTACAATTTGTGTAAAAATTCTCTCATTACCTGTATTTCAGTTTTGTAGCTTTGTAACATCTGGTTGAACTTCGTCACATAGTAGCCAGCGGTCATCTGACAGATGACATCCTGCAGGTATCGATGTGGAGCGCGCTGTTTTTTGTAGCGCTTACAGACATACCTGAAATGAATGACATAacagtatttgtttaaaaacccAGTTGTCCTCCCATCATTTAATATCTTTCAATGGATCATTCATAAAATAGATCCTAGATGTTTCTTTATCTCTGCTGCCATGAGGATAAAGGTCCGATcccatttttttaattggccattcatttattcttattTCCATGCTCATATCTAATTATGGTTCAAGTATGCTTTCCTGGACACACCATCTTTCTGAgcggtctgtccaggacagtgggttagtagttaatttgttagtggttagtgagagagaagtctgtgtagtggctTTACCCTCCCCAGTGAGTTGTTaaattcactctgggtgggagctggtaccaggatgcgaacccagtacctaccattctTATGTCCGGTGACTtaaccagtgttcgagattaacggtatcccggtATCCCgaggataccagaatttaattttggataccagacttcaagaacccagtataatgtttttttttttttaatcctgctattttattttttgctaaaCAATGGAAgttgtcatttactggtgaagttaagtcaCAATAGtttcgagctcgtacccagtctaatgctatgccataacaatatctcccccaactcgtcTAATGCAACACTGGAGTAACAGCGgcatagcaatagactgggaaccgctaagtcgctattgttcttgttggatgtttcctcccttcaaattttatttgagatattgattccacatctacagaaaattgatacagataggtttatcattaataatatcAGAAACACGTAACAATTACtcctaaatattaatttgttagtattattcaaaaatagattgtttgattgcaaatttcacaAATTCCGTGATTGCGGTgttgcaatagactgggaatgaGAAAactgtcgtccaagtttgttaggGTGTTATTTATGAagttcatttaagtgggataccaaattctcaggtgggataccagattttgaaatgttagtatccaactgggatagtgccccaaatttttaatctcgaacactgcttaACCATTACATAACCGAGGCTTGTTTTCATTGGCTTGATTTGTTTTCCCTATAAGAAAACCCCCATactttttgaaaacatttcgaTTAAAATCTAGCTTTTAATTTATTATGGCCTTAATGCTGAACACCAAACAAATTAAAGCTTTAATAAATGTGGATTATAAGCCTCCATCATATGTCTTTattatgcggtcatgtgggatagaaaaagtacacccgaggtggtggataTATCAACCTGGGACGAGACTTGCAGAGTTCCACGGGCAAAATTTTCACCACtgtgggtgtactttttctatcccacatgaccgcttatgatggagtctttttctctcattcattcagtaaataaaccattattttacacgaatagacaaagatggctgaacaagtaacttttttatttgaccattttatcataaataaactgcactatcgtatttattgtgtttgtttcatgtgtgaaataaaatttaacactacacaTTAACAAGATGTCTTtgataatgaaggttttaataacaaaatattaattttaaaatatgtctaatgACCTCAAATCACtatctcacattaatatgacttcatatattaccaacgacatCATGAGAAACAAGTGcacgtgatatcccatgtaggaCAGAAATTTCATACATAGGATAGTTCTGTCCTgcatacctgaggatgagagaatatACCATCATCATAAAGGAAGatttgtttaacacctggtgctATAAAACGTTTAGAATATTAACTCTTAGACTTGATGCCATACACATTGTATATGTGCATGCATGTTCGTTTCTACCCGTCTTtaacattattacaaaatatatgcaGCAACTTGTGTTGTCCTGGGTTGGGatatggggtgggtgggagcaTTAGTTTCTACCCCTGCCTTTTACAAGATcaggtgggggtaggggtggggtggtggtggtagaattAAACATTACTTTCCACCCCTGCCTTTAACATTATTACAAGATCCATTCAGCAGTTTATACGGGTCTGGAGCAGTGGGAGTGGGGGGTGAGCATTAGTTTTTACCCtgcctttaatattttataagatCTAGGAAGAGAGATAACCTGATAACATTTTACATTCCAAGAGGCCTTGATGGTGTcgaggttaagccatcggacataaagctggtagctacagggttcgcagctctgtacgggctccaacccagagtgagttttaacgactcaatgggtaggtgtaaaccactacatcctcttctctctcattaacaactaacttcttgttctagacagacagcccagatagccgaggtgtgtgcccaggacagcatgcttgaacattaattggatagaagcatgaaaataagtttaaaagcAAAAAGGTCTTGATGAAGAAACTGAATGTGAAACACTTTGACATTGTATAAGATCTAGGAAGGGAGACAACCTGGTAACATCTTACTTTCCAGGAGGTTCGTCTTGATGAAGAAACTGAATGTGAAACACTTTGACATTGTATAAGATCTAGGAAGGGAGACAACCTGGTAACATCTTACTTTCCAGGAGGTTCGTCTTGATGAAGAAACTGAATGTGAAACACTTTGACATTGTATAAGATCTAGGAAGGGAGACAACCTGGTAACATCTTACTTTCCAGGAGGTTCGTCTTGATGAAGAAACTGAATGTGAAACACTTTGACATTGTATAAGATCTAGGAAGGGAGACAACCTGGTAACATCTTACTTTCCAAGATGTTCGTCTTGATGAAGAAATTGAATGTGAAACACTTTAACATTGTATAAGATCTAGGAAGGGAGATAATCTGGTAACATCTTACTTTCCAAGAGGTTCGTCTTGATGAAGAAACTGAATGTGAAACAAGATTGTATAAGATCTAGGAAGGGAGATAACCTGGTAACATCTTACTTTCCAAGAGGTTCGTCTTGATGAAGAAATTGAATGTGAAACACTTTGACATTGTATAAGATCTAGGAAGGGAGATAACCTGGTAACATCTTACTTTCCAAGAGGTTCGTCTTGATGAAGAAATTGAATGTGAAACACATCTCTGCATTTTCCCTTTTTTCCTGTAGGGATTTCAAGCTCGGTGCTCTGATGGACAATCGTACTTTGTTTTGTCCAGTTGCCGGTCACAGGGTCGTAGGTAAATAATTCACCTCCTGTTGACACAAGAGTACTAAAATCAAGTCAAATAAATAGGAGTAAATGTAGAATTATTCTATTTAGGGAGAgcaacttttaaaaatgtcaccATCAGTGAAACCAAACtgataaataagaaaaaacaacagcaattcaAGCAAAATCTAATATAATTGatttgttttgatatttgcaaaCTGTCAtattctttttctatttttgaaACTTTTAATTGATGTTTGGTGTCTGATGTGGTGGTATTGCCAGTCTATTTACCCGTGTCtgcacaatattttataaatatataccagTACAGTTGACCATGTCTAAAACTAAAATTCATAATTGACAAAATGTGCTGGAATACACACAGATTAGACAGCTTTCACCAAATCTATTGTCACTGGATGATATTGTGATCATGCTGGTTTACACAGAAATCCAGATTACATAGATGTCAGTTTGGACAGTATACACTTCTGTAAATACTTACTGTACACTTTTGGTTCATTTTGTCCATCTGATAAAGGAGGTGTCCACTTCTTCAAATAGTCCGAGAGGTCCTCACCTGACCTGACACTCTCCCCAAGCTCCAGACTGTCGAGAGTATCAGTGTCCACTGTAGTGCCAGTTAGATCCACCAAGGGAGACAAGCCACCACTGCTGTCTGTGCTGCTACTCTTCGCCACGTCACTGTCTGTGGTGTCACAGCTGCTTTTGGTTGTTGCATCAAAGTCGGCTAGTGATGAAGACTTTTCCGAGCTGCTACTGTTTACCACATCACTACCAGTGCTTTCAAAACTGCTTTTGGTTGTTGCATCAAAGTCGACCAAAGATGAAGACTTTCCAGAGCTGCTATCTGTGGTGTGTTCATATGCAGAACTGCTACTCTTTGTGGATTTAGAGAGGTTTGCAGCTTCAGATGATGAGTTCTCTTCACAGATACCTTCTTCAGCCTGCTTGGACAAATACCTGATGGCTGCCAAAGATTTACCAGTGTTGGTTTTTTTACCCTTACCCAGCGACTTGCTGACTTTGGTAATCTGAGTTACCGAGAGATTGATGACTGCAGGTGCGTCCCCCACAACATTATCCTCCTCCTCTGAGTCCGACTCATCACCTTGACTCACACTGGATGTGTAACTTGATGACAGCATCGCGTCATGAGAGATGGGAAGGCCAACAAATTTCTGTATCGGCTTTCTCGGAAACTGATTCATGTACCTCGTCTTTGATGAAGCAGCTGGGAATGTTGAAGATTGATGCCTGTCCTTGGGAGCTGGGGATGTTGCAGCACCACTGCTGATAGCTCCTTCAGTTTTGTGGGCCGAGTACATCACAGCACCATCACTGGCAATGTTAACTGCACTGGATGAAGTCCGTTCAGAAACGACATCCCCCGacccaccatcaccatcaccatcaccctTCACTTTAAGTCTCTTTTCTGTGGAACTGCatttctctgattgtttttcctCCAGCTTTTCCGATGAACCTGATTCCATGGATGCAGTTGAAGAGGAGACCTCAGTGACATATGCTTCACTTCCCTGTAGTGGAGGGAGTCGCAAAAAACTCAGTGCAGTGTTCATGAGGTGCACGGAACGTCTGGTGTGCTTCACAGTGTTTTTGCTCTGGTCACAAAGATACCGGTACAGCTCTAAGCTGAGCTGTTCGCAGTATCTGGACAGCGCTCTGTCCTCTTCAACAGGCGAGTACCACAGAGTGAGACTGATCATGAATACTGCTCGGACGAACTCGAAGAACACTTCAGCACTTTTCAGAAAGTCAACCTTCTGGTGACCAGCTAGACTTTGTGTGACTTTGTCGACGATCTTCTGAAACCACTGGTACTCCTCCTGCACCGATGGCTGCTGGATAGCAAACATCAGCAAAGATTCTTCTGCCACTAACTGAAAGAACAATTAAAGGagtctttatttaattattctggaacacatttgtttttaatcagcGGCTAAACATTTGGCTGACACCTTGGCATGTTTTAAACTGTGACTTTTTTGTGTCTAGTATATAGTTACAGGcacaaacttaagaatttgttacctatggcaattcaaattttttttttgcttgcaattttaaaccaataacttttgcaataaataaacatgactaaaaAGAAAAACTTACCCCCTCAACCATCAGCAATAACTTTTAACCAAATTGCAAAAAACAGCCATTAAATTGGTAAAGCCCCGGACATACGGCAATTCATATCGCTATGGCAACTGCCGTCAGTACTATCATGAAGTCCTGTAGTTATTTTGCAACTTTTTCTAAAtaatgagagaaaacctgctgctgccataaaagaaagtttgttttgttaacaactccactagagcacattaattaattattggctattggatttcaaacatttggtatgcTGCAGCCATAAAGGCTACTCCCAatgaatagcagcaaggggtcttttacatgcactttcccacaaacaggacagcacataccacagtctctAATATACCAGTTCCGAGGCATTAGTTTGGCTATTAGGTGTCTGATAGTAACATGTGATAATTGTGATCATATGGTGTTGAGAATAAGAGAATAAACCAATTCCACCACATAACTTGttacatacacaaatatatatatatatatatatatatatatatatatatatatatatatatatatgcatgcataaaagttaaataatagTGTTCCTGTAAAACTATAGATTTTCATATTATGTTCATATTTGTTTGACCTATATGTAAGAGCCATCTCTCCATAATAGTAGGTCCCTTGAGTGGTTGTTGTATATTCAAACTGTAGAGTTTAGTAGgctaaacaaattaataaaatataatttcattctCCATGGAAAagacaccctcccccccccaccccctctacTAACATGATGTTTGCACAATAGAAAAGTGTAAGATTCTAACTCCAAATATCCCAGTGAAATGAAAACCAAATGAACCTGATGTTTGCAGAGAAAGAAAGTCTGTCCAAGATTCTCTATGTATCGCACTGCCTCCACTCCTTGCACATAGGCCTCATAACACGGATGGCTTGTTCGGAAATGTTGCGGAAACTTGTGTTTCACCTGAGAAAAGTCCTGCACTGACAGTTTGTTGAGACATCGAGTGAGAAGTCCGAGTGACGACGAGGTTCCTTTGTCGTCATGCAGCACGTTGAATGAATCGACAGATTCAACCAGGGGATCTATGGCCTCTTTCCACAGACCTACATatacacagaaagaaagaaagaaatgttttattttaacgacgcactcaacacattttatttacggttatatggcatcatacatatggttaaggaccacacagatattgagagaggaatcccgctgtcgccacttcatgggctaatcttttttcgattagcagcaagggatcttttatatgcaccatcccacagacagggtagtacatatcacagactttgatataccagtcgagtcatggtgtactggctggaatgaatatatatacatagaaatACATTCACACATAACCGTATGTTTAAACATGTATACACAAAGCAGgcacatggggggggggggggttgaacaCCCCTCCCCCCGATGGTCAAGCAaatgttcaatatattttctagggGAGCATGAATGGACCCCTCTCTACAAACTTTGCATGCCACAGCCAAGATCCCACCCATGCCCTATAgtgaataactggttactgcctTAAGATAGATGTTTATCCTGAAGTGGTTAAAATGGTTAATGCTGTGAGGCTCTGTCAAGTGTCATTTACCAATTGACCTCATTTGGATATCTGTAAGTTCATATCTTAAGGTAGTAACCAGTAATTTTATCTATTCTGCCATCCAAGAAGATTAGttaaaatatcatatttattctATCTTTCGTAGAAAATTGTGTACCATCAGTGTGGCAAGTGTTTGGCAGTATGACATCATTCTTTGTGAGACATAATAATTCTACTATATTCTGTCACATAAAAAAGCAGAGacaataattgtaaaatatttaccaagGTTGTGCAGtatttgacctttgacctgcaCACACACAGCCTTGACATTTGTGTACTGGTCTTCTGTCTTGTATtcccattttctttctaaaacaaGCAAATAGATTTCTCAATATTCATTCGtaacaaaagttaaaatgttttctaaaataaatgataaaaaatggtGACAAAAGTATGCACAAGTTATAGTTAACCGGGCTTCGAAAAAATAGTACTTGGGAATGTCCAAAGGATCATGCGACTATTAATGAAGTTAATGAAAATTTAATGTTGTACACTTTACATTACCTAAATCAGCGACTGCAGCTAAAATATCAAAGAATGTTCATGAtctataaatagataaataaaaatagatgattaaaaatatactcCAATTCTAAATTCAATTTGTGACATATCTATTAATTTGATCAAAACAGACATtatatagtccatgagccagtcACAATTTGACTACCAAAAAATGGGACTAAAAGCCACTATGGTTTTCAGTTAGCCTGATGTTTAAACTGTATGAAAAGATGTTATGGCCATTTCAGAAGCTAagttaaatatgaaaatgctggccatttttcaaaatggcgaTAATGTTTTTATACgttagtaaatacatgtattagccTCTTCTTATTACGTTTGGAAATGACAGCATCAAGAACTTTCATCGATCCGTGTAAATCTCCATCATCCTTCATGATACGTGCTTTGCGAATTACCACCTGGGGAGCAACGGGGGTTTCTGGAGATTTGAACATGATGAGATCTACAACCTTCAGCAGGGCTCTGGATGAACCAAATCTGTAAGCTGCCCTGTCAGCAACATATGCAATAGCAGCCGCAGTGTCATAATCTTCTGCCTGAACTGCTTCAGCTAAACAATACtatcaaaaaataataataatacaaaatttaaaaccaataccctgttaaaacaaaaacatgacattaaaacaatatgtagtaCTCAAACgaaatttgttttcctaaaAGCAGAGATTGAAACTGACATGGACTAAGAGACAAGTACCGCTCAAAATATACAATAGGCTTTCTAAACttcgaaccaaattgttaacaactacaacaaattactctcctacctttaattacgattacattccccccaaattttgtccacatacaagttgtgaaaaacccattacagtgacacagattccacatgaGACTGTAATGATGTCGCCAGtattgacttcgctgagatagcatagggcaaaatacatgcagttttctgccatctgccattttgcttttttatggaatactcttcaagaggggtgaaagcctcctaagtatgtgacatataattaatataaaattaatgatcttcagtggtatatttaaaccaaaaaaaaataaaataaaaaattaatatgacgtcattacgtttgcttttatatcataacatattatgatgttgctagattaagtcatatcctttcacccctcttggcgaatattccataaaaagtcaaaatggcagccgtcacaaaattacatgctttttgccctatgcgatctcagtgaagttgatataggtgacatagttatcatctagtatgtggaatctgtgtcaatGTAATGGTTTTTcctagatttctgtctggataaaatgtgagtaaaatctaacgaaaaataaaggtaggagatcaattttttgtagttgttaacattttggttggGACTTTATAATCGGGTACACAAGCAGCTTTTTCTTTCCATCTTAAagtatcagggctagctctgggtgagctgaacatttcgccaaattatctattaaacttcaaaaatggcaaaaatccactttatttttcaacaaaatatcaatcattacatTAAATGCT comes from the Gigantopelta aegis isolate Gae_Host chromosome 14, Gae_host_genome, whole genome shotgun sequence genome and includes:
- the LOC121389407 gene encoding alpha-protein kinase 1-like, with translation MAAACENILQYFNLEPIQDEGILSTIFHGRETTLTEAARLRLWMAVIPENIMSLITTALKQEVPFLPPDLTPEMMTSPNEAVPGLNHLEILYYCLAEAVQAEDYDTAAAIAYVADRAAYRFGSSRALLKVVDLIMFKSPETPVAPQVVIRKARIMKDDGDLHGSMKVLDAVISKQRKWEYKTEDQYTNVKAVCVQVKGQILHNLGLWKEAIDPLVESVDSFNVLHDDKGTSSSLGLLTRCLNKLSVQDFSQVKHKFPQHFRTSHPCYEAYVQGVEAVRYIENLGQTFFLCKHQLVAEESLLMFAIQQPSVQEEYQWFQKIVDKVTQSLAGHQKVDFLKSAEVFFEFVRAVFMISLTLWYSPVEEDRALSRYCEQLSLELYRYLCDQSKNTVKHTRRSVHLMNTALSFLRLPPLQGSEAYVTEVSSSTASMESGSSEKLEEKQSEKCSSTEKRLKVKGDGDGDGGSGDVVSERTSSSAVNIASDGAVMYSAHKTEGAISSGAATSPAPKDRHQSSTFPAASSKTRYMNQFPRKPIQKFVGLPISHDAMLSSSYTSSVSQGDESDSEEEDNVVGDAPAVINLSVTQITKVSKSLGKGKKTNTGKSLAAIRYLSKQAEEGICEENSSSEAANLSKSTKSSSSAYEHTTDSSSGKSSSLVDFDATTKSSFESTGSDVVNSSSSEKSSSLADFDATTKSSCDTTDSDVAKSSSTDSSGGLSPLVDLTGTTVDTDTLDSLELGESVRSGEDLSDYLKKWTPPLSDGQNEPKVYRGELFTYDPVTGNWTKQSTIVHQSTELEIPTGKKGKCRDVFHIQFLHQDEPLGKYVCKRYKKQRAPHRYLQDVICQMTAGYYVTKFNQMLQSYKTEIQVQFLPAAHLQLLSQDGTLVDWVNVEPFLSGSFNKLTNNLAYFSVVGRELATALSHFSYCESGKVLMIVDLQGWLPADNSGIIYLTDPQFNTQGIERFSPYDQQEKGMKAFWSTVHPECNDICRFLKLNRPN